TCCGCCGCGCTTGCTCGCCAGGCACGCCAGCGAACCATCGCAACCCTCAACGGGGACGCGGGTCTGGCCGGCGGTGGAGCCGTACCATTGATACGCGCTGAAGACGGGATACGGTTCGGACTGCGCCGTGATGATTCCGCCGAGGTAGTCATCCGCCTTGCCCCAATTGGCGCGACAGGCGCGATCCACCCTGTACACGTTCTCCAGATAATGGAACCAAACCACCGCGCGCCCCGGCAGCAGCCGCCCGGGTTTGTCGGGACCGGCGCCCCATTCGTCGCAGTGAATCTCGCGAATCTTAAGATCCGCATGGCTCGTGATGAATTCACGCATGCGGCCCAGTTGCCATTTGGACTTTTCCGGCTGGGCCGGATCCCAACCGGTGTAGTGCCAGGCAAGGTAGTTACACTCCAGCTTGTGAGCGCGGCAATAGTCGAGGAAGGCTTTGTACTTGTCATAACTGGGAAAGGCGAAGCCGGGACCGCAGAGCAGCGCTTGCGGCTCGACTTCACGTAGCGCCTTGAAGGCATGGGCATACAGTTCATAGTACTTCTCGATCGGCTTGTGGCTGCAATCCGGCTCGTTCACCGGCTCCCAGATGACGCGCCCGGCGCGCGGGCCAATTTGGGCGGCGAGTTTTTTCACCTCCGCTTCATAGCGCGCAAAATCCACCGGCTGGGAGGCAATCAGATCGCTCATCACAAGTTTATAGCACGCACCAAGGGATTCCACGCGATCAATCGCGCCGGTCAGGCCGTTGCCGATGCGCCCCCGGAACTGATGGCCGATGCGCCAGAGCGACGGGTGCAGCGGGCGAAGCAAATCGTCAGGCGTCTGATCGCGCAGTCCGCCGAGAAAGCCAATGCGCGGCTGGACACTGCCGGCCTCGCGGTTGAAATCCACCGTGAGGGTTCGCGGGGCGGCAGTTTCGGCGGCTCCCCCCGAAGTCATTCCAAACAGAAGCATCACGGCGAACGTGAACCAACCACGCATGACCATACGGAGAAGAAATTGCATTCCGCCACACTCCCAGCTTGAAGCGGTGCGGATAACGAATTGCCGAAGCCTTGTATTCATGCGCGATGGTTTCATATCACAACCTGTTCTTTGTGCAAGGTTCGTTTTGGCACTTCTGAAAGCGATGAACGAAAAGCGGCCAGCTTGACTGGGAGCAGAGGTGCTGGCAAATTCTCATCATGCGACAGGTTTTAATACATCCAGGTGAAGATGGCTATTGGGTGGCGGAGTGTCCCAGCTTTTTACGGGGTTGCTGAGGGCCGCTGTTTGGCCCAATCGGGATGTTTCGCTTTGTACTCCTGGAAAGCCTCGTATTCGGCGGCATTGATGCTGCCATTTTTATCGGTGTCAATCAGCGCAAAAAGCCATTCCCAACCGGGCTTGCCCGCGTTCCACTCGGCCCGGGATATCAACCCATCGCCGTCGGTGTCGCACTCCTTCAATAATGTGACAAAGGTCAAGGCCCGTCCCTTGGTGGCATGATCCTGACGCGGCCCGCCGGTCCAAGCGAGCTTCTGCCCGGCCTGTTCCAAAGCCTCCCGTAAGGCGGTCGGGGAAATCTGCTGCACAGTCACCTTCTCCGTGAGCGCGCGCACGGCGGCAATTCCGGCGGATTCACCGCAGATCATGAACACCGGTTCCATGCGCGCTGAAGCGTAGCCCAGGTGCGACGCGGAAAAACAGACCGGCACCAGCAGGTTGACGCACTCCTCCGGTCGCGGCGTGATTGCCCGGTAGGGAATCGGGTACGGAATGTCGGTGGGACCACGGCTGCCGCCCACAAACATCTTCCCTTCGAGTCCGACATACACCCGGCCTTCGCGCTGGAACCAGATGCGCCGCGCCGGATAGGTGTCAATGCCGTATTGCGCCAGCCCGATGGAATCCTCAATTTTGGTCTCATTGTACACATCATGGGCGGTGATGGTGTAAACGCCGTTCATGCGGCGGGCCACCCGGATATAGAGCTGATGCGGCCAACCCTGGGTGTCGGGATGGAAGCGCGCATCCAAACCCAGCGCTGCGGTTTTTTTGCGGAACGCCTCGGGCACGCGCGCATCCGTGCTCATGAACGCATGCAGGCCGCGCAGATAATCCTGGTGCTGCTTCCAGGCACGCGCCTTGGCGGCATCATCCCCCGCTGCATACAGATGGCTGATCCCCACCGGGGCCATGGAGAAAAGGGATTCCCGATGGTAATTCCATTCGGCGGAGTTCATCCAGCCTGGGAAGATGCGGGTCAACCGCTGGAAAAGCTGAGCCTCATCCGGAATGGTTTTGGCCAGGTATTCCACATAACGCCCCACCAGCTCAAAGTCTTTGGGATCATAGTTGGATGGAGGCGTGAGGGGAATCCGGCGGGCCGGATCATCCGTGGTGTAATACCGGTAATTATAGGCCTGCGTGTACTCATCCGCCGCTCCCACCGGTTTGCCATGATCCGCCTCCACCCATTTCAGCAAGCCGCTTTCCGGCTTGCCTGGAATTACAAACGGATCAATGGGCGCTTCCTCCATGGGCGGTTGAACCCCGGCATATTTCTCGCCGTACTCGGTCGCTGCTTCACGTCCCACCCGGGAGGATACCCCGGCTCGTGCCATCAAGTCACCCTCGTAGCTGGCATCAATGAAGATTTTGGCGGTAACCCGCAGATGCGCGCGGGCCTTGGGTTGGGCGACCGGGCAGCCCAACGCGTCGAACGGCGCCAGATCAAACACCGCCACCTGTAGCGTGGCCCCCTGTTTCTCACAGGATGCAATGCGATGCTCAAAGAGGACCGGGATTTTGTGTTCCTGGAGCAACTTCTGAAAATCTTCGCGCACAGCCAGGGGACTGGTTTTGGAAAGCGATGCGCGTTTGAGTTCATTGCCGTCCCACTCGGGTTGTCCGAGCGCCTTGAGCAATTGCCGGGTCAACCCGCCGGTAGCCTCGAAGTTCGGGCAATCCTGCATCGGCTTGAGTCCGGCACCCAACATGCCGCCGACCCAGCGGCTGGGTTCCACGATCACCACGGAGCGTCCGGCGCGTTGCACTGCGATCGCCGAGAGGATTCCCCCGGGGGTGGCGCCATACACGCAGACTTCGGCGGTTTGGGTGAGGGGTGTTTCTGCGGCAACCGTGAAATGTGGGCCTGCCGCCAAAGCGGCGAACGCCAGGGAAAGCATTACGTGACAGCGCATAGTTTTGAGCAGGGTAGCGGGAGTATGACTGGTTGGCGATTAGAAAAATGGCCTTGGGAAAGACCAAAAACCTAAACAAGGGAACAAAAGCAAGGATGAGAAGGCCGTTAGCCCGAGATGAGGTAAACTCACCTATCGCTTTTCCTTCCCTTTCCGCCAGTTTGATGGTAAGCTCCTCCTGAATCGCATTTATGAAAACGACCATCTTATTGGCAGCCAGTCTTAGTTTCGTGCTAACCCTCGGCGCGGCCGAGAAAGCGGCGACCCCGGATGATCAATACAAACCCGGCCCGGACTCCATGCCCCAGGCGGGCATCCCCCACGGCATGGTCACCAAATATACGATGGCCGATTGCAAAACCTACCCGGGCTTTGCGCACGATTACTGGGTCTATGTCCCGGCGCAATACAACCCCGCCAAACCGGCCAACCTGATGGTGTTCCAGGATGGCAAAGGCTTTGCCGACACCAACGGCCCGTTCCGCGTGCCAGTGGTGTTCGACAACCTCATTCACAAAAAGGAAATGCCCGTCACCATCGCCCTCATGATCAATCCCGGCGACAAACCCCTCAAGCCGGGTGAAGCGCCGCGCAAACGGGCCGACGGCCGTCCTGCGGGGGCC
The Verrucomicrobiota bacterium genome window above contains:
- a CDS encoding FAD-dependent oxidoreductase, producing the protein MRCHVMLSLAFAALAAGPHFTVAAETPLTQTAEVCVYGATPGGILSAIAVQRAGRSVVIVEPSRWVGGMLGAGLKPMQDCPNFEATGGLTRQLLKALGQPEWDGNELKRASLSKTSPLAVREDFQKLLQEHKIPVLFEHRIASCEKQGATLQVAVFDLAPFDALGCPVAQPKARAHLRVTAKIFIDASYEGDLMARAGVSSRVGREAATEYGEKYAGVQPPMEEAPIDPFVIPGKPESGLLKWVEADHGKPVGAADEYTQAYNYRYYTTDDPARRIPLTPPSNYDPKDFELVGRYVEYLAKTIPDEAQLFQRLTRIFPGWMNSAEWNYHRESLFSMAPVGISHLYAAGDDAAKARAWKQHQDYLRGLHAFMSTDARVPEAFRKKTAALGLDARFHPDTQGWPHQLYIRVARRMNGVYTITAHDVYNETKIEDSIGLAQYGIDTYPARRIWFQREGRVYVGLEGKMFVGGSRGPTDIPYPIPYRAITPRPEECVNLLVPVCFSASHLGYASARMEPVFMICGESAGIAAVRALTEKVTVQQISPTALREALEQAGQKLAWTGGPRQDHATKGRALTFVTLLKECDTDGDGLISRAEWNAGKPGWEWLFALIDTDKNGSINAAEYEAFQEYKAKHPDWAKQRPSATP